CTTTAATAGCATCCTTTATGTTTTCTTCGGCTTTTTCTCTTGAGCTGCCTTGAGAAATGCATCCAGGCAGACTTGGACATTCAGCCACAAAAACTCCGTCTTCATCCTGCTCTATATGGACTATATATTTCATAGAATTCACTCCTTTTCTTAATTTCATCTTAATTATAACATAAAACTTAATTTTTAATTACTAATTTTATAATCTCTAAGTGTCTGCTCGGCATATGTCTTGCCTCCGCAGCAAACACTCTCCTGTCTCCCTTACGACGCACTGGAGCTGGCAGGCTCAACATACACCTCGCATTCATAATTAAAGAATTAAGACTTGATTGAAAACTCAAAATTAAGAATTTAAAATTGTCTTTTCTATTCGCTTTCTTCTCTCCAGTACTTCACAGGATCGCTTGGAGGAGCAACGGCTGAAGGATGAGCAGGATCTTCGATTGTGAATGTAACTGAGGCAGGGGTTTGGTCTGTATCTGATGCGAGGCCAGTTACAGGGTCACCGCCACTATTTGCGGCTCGCACTCTAAAAGTATGATTGCCATATCCTAAAGAAGAAATCGTTACTGTGCCTGTAGTATTGTTCGTCCATGCACTTCCATCAATACTGTAAGCAAACGTGTATGACGGTGTTCCTCCCTCTCCTTTAAATTTAAATGTTGCGCTATATGTACTTGTAGGGCTTGTTATAATCCCCGACGGCCCTGAATATATGATTGTGTTGGGGACAGGAGTAAGGCACTGGAAATAATACACTGCGCTGTCTGCTTCGCTGCATTCGTTAAGCGCTTCATCCTTTGCCATGACAAAACACCTGTACCAATTTTGAGTAGCGGTAGTACTTAAATCTGTAAATATTGCTGAGCCCTCATCTGATGTTGGGGACCACGGCTGATAAGAGGTCCATGATCTGTAACTGGGGGCAACACTAGCGGGGTCAGCTTTGGTGGGTCCCTGCTGCAGCATTGTCTTGAATGCAGAGAGCAGCGGGCTGTCATTAGCAGAATTATCATCAAACTCAAAGCTTGCGGATGTTGAGTAATTCGCTTCCCTTGGACCCGCTGTGATTCTTGGGTCTGGCGCTAATAAGTCAACATTAATGTAATATCCTTTACCTGTAGTAGAACAGCCCGAAGTTTGAGTTGCGTAATAGGTGGCTGCTCTGTGCGAATAACCCCAGTTGCCAGCTTTGTCTTTTTGCGCAAGCTGAATTAGAACATTCTCTCCTTTAGTAGCATAGTCGCTTGCGCCTGGATCAAGACTGGCAACTGAATAGCGATAATTGTCTGCGCCTGTACCACTATTATCTGCGGTTTTTGCCTCAGCAGGAGCATCTTTTATAACTATGTATCTATCTGTCCATATATTCGTATCAGCAAATGCCCATTCTGCTATATCAGCGCTTATGTTTGTTTCTGAAGCTGACGCATTCCACGTGTTTCCACCGTCTAATGAATACCTATACCTTATGCTTGAGTCAGTTTCATCCAGATCTGAACAGTCAGTTGTTCTGCCTGATGCTTGATTCTGGTCAACAACCTTTACCCTTATGCCTGAATCATGCGTAACGCTGTCAATATTAAACCAGACATATTCGGAATTCGTATTATAAGAGGTATATGCCGTAGCGTTTTCAGGATAACTTATAACACTCTTTACACCCACATTTGTCCATAACGTATTTGTCCCACTGTTTGCGCAGGTAAGATAATCGTATCCTGATAACGATGCTGTTCCGTCCACTCCCCCTGTAGTATTTGCAGAACCGGGCGGTGTAATATCTCTCATCATATATATTATTGCCGTGTCGCGCCTGTCATTATCATCATTGGGCTGGAAATTTGTTGGATCCGGTTCTGTGCCATCGGAGGATACAGCCCTTGACTGCAGGATATATCCTCCCTCTGTTGCAAAATCCGTTGCAAGATTTGTGGTTGAATATGTGAGTTCCCATGTTATA
This genomic stretch from bacterium harbors:
- a CDS encoding type II toxin-antitoxin system HicB family antitoxin, yielding MKYIVHIEQDEDGVFVAECPSLPGCISQGSSREKAEENIKDAIKGYLESLKKHGEPVPLGITEEIVEVAI